A single Amphiura filiformis chromosome 19, Afil_fr2py, whole genome shotgun sequence DNA region contains:
- the LOC140140331 gene encoding uncharacterized protein, with amino-acid sequence MARPVKNTHNAVHLKRATIATLITICKALFNLMCEALNKSVTYYMSHCKYKDITSNWKTQEEELDSEARSYLTGEEVQIEDDKEGKLELESLQICEINSEEGEEILKKHSNSDSDLEFGDQSIYLYTSSVLTIPTGELEEFFSSYCASIRITNLHPEEDSNLNYFHSAAEGGESGLHSEEEESFESATEVPTASTEEADCWLLPHKAEDNHLINWNRAFPDEDHCRVEAKTEGISCNICEHDCEENLPVQCTNPSVEEEFKSCLKSDSERFDFGCSIILITFNRDSDIAKERKQHLQKEHHFLSPILKPSPLLELCPLVSYIDPSPVDLHYSCIDSSHIGWSPDIHLADLDDWTDLDPPNYPDLLCGQYIYYTYSCYIDTHKTNRYKPIYISKSAFLAKSRAVEKRKKKDIRRKRRTQVTPHLKYLQSINIPTTELCIYEVFLLLILLLFISVNVSEPAAVKPSIVRFHLLFSIEY; translated from the exons ATGGCCAGACCAGTCAAAAACACACATAATGCAGTCCATCTGAAAAGAGCCACTATTGCAACACTAATTACAATCTGCAAG GCATTATTCAACTTGATGTGCGAAGCGCTAAACAAATCAGTAACATATTATATGTCTCATTGCAAATACAAGGACATAACAAGCAATTGGAAAACTCAAGAAGAAGAGTTGGATTCAGAGGCGAGGTCCTATTTAACTGGAGAAGAAGTACAAATTGAAGACGACAAAGAAGGCAAGCTGGAGCTGGAAAGTCTCCAAATTTGTGAGATCAATAgtgaagaaggagaagaaattCTGAAAAAACATAgcaattcagattcagatttagaGTTTGGAGATCAATCAATATATCTGTATACCAGCAGTGTACTAACCATACCAACGGGAGAATTAgaggaatttttcagttcgtatTGTGCATCCATAAGAATAACCAACTTACATCCAGAAGAAGACTCAAATCTGAATTACTTCCATTCAGCTGCTGAAGGTGGCGAAAGTGGTTTGCATTCAGAGGAAGAGGAAAGTTTTGAGTCGGCGACAGAGGTTCCAACTGCTTCAACAGAGGAGGCTGATTGTTGGCTACTGCCACACAAAGCAGAGGACAACCACTTGATTAACTGGAATAGAGCATTTCCAGACGAGGATCATTGTCGTGTGGAAGCTAAGACTGAGGGTATTTCTTGTAATATTTGCGAACACGATTGCGAAGAGAACCTACCAGTACAGTGCACTAATCCGTCTGTAGAAGAGGAATTCAAGAGTTGTCTAAAAAGTGATTCTGAACGTTTTGACTTTGGGTGTTCAATCATTCTTATTACATTCAATCGAGACAGTGATATTGCCAAGGAAAGAAAACAGCACTTACAAAAAGAACATCATTTTCTCTCGCCAATACTTAAACCATCCCCACTACTGGAACTTTGTCCACTGGTCTCATACATAGACCCATCTCCTGTGGACCTACACTATAGTTGTATTGACTCATCACACATAGGTTGGTCTCCTGACATTCATCTTGCGGACTTGGATGATTGGACTGATTTAGATCCTCCAAACTATCCAGATTTACTCTGCGGTCAATACATATATTACACCTACAGTTGTTACATTGATACCCATAAAACCAATAGATACAAGCCAATATACATCAGCAAAagtgcatttttagccaaaagtcGAGCAgttgaaaagagaaagaaaaaagacaTCCGCAGGAAGAGACGTACCCaggtaacaccacatctcaaatacCTGCAAAGCATCAACATACCAACTACAGAACTGTGTATTTACGAAGTTTTCTTACTGCTCATTCTCCTCTTGTTTATTAGTGTCAACGTATCTGAGCCGGCAGCGGTAAAGCCATCCATCGTCCGCTTCCATCTGCTGTTCAGTATCGAATATTAA